A single window of Apium graveolens cultivar Ventura unplaced genomic scaffold, ASM990537v1 ctg4346, whole genome shotgun sequence DNA harbors:
- the LOC141701757 gene encoding receptor-like protein EIX2 translates to MNMMVNATQPLHVFVVVLFLLCMKTWPVESESLPKVGKMVMQTERKALLAFKRDVGVADKLGLVNSWNKEEDCCKWKAVGCDYFTGHVTHLYFSSLITISSKNSTAGISIGSRISHLLLDLPYLTYLDLSSNFLGGLMINDFNLTLTKLVHLDLSDSYIGRYIPYQIGNLSNLQYLNLSYCDFSGSIPKFIGSLNSLRYLDISSNNFTGVIPHELENLSKLEHFDLAYNSFLTGGGNFEWLFNLSSLRHLDLSFISINQSTIWPSFIQRIPSISVLRLNGCNLSAQSTFSNFSSSISALHLGGNYITSSIFDWLSQLNGSLIKLNLRYNVLEGRIPESFRHMNALTHLDLYANQFNGDLPKSIRNLSNLKVVDFSYNFFTGNLENLIATHFPLLQELLIHDNQFTGSLPDFTILSSLRILKVSYNQLNGHLPTVFEHHSALQFLDLSNNHLRGSLPDFTGFSSLRFLYLYSNEFSGSLPDFTKCSSLRVLFVNGNQLTKWEAQSTGLVSSLEELDLSKNSIRSTISEAHLSNLSRLEYLRTSFNFLTFEFSSDWLPSFQLRELCLASCKLGPKFPNWIRNQRHIDHLDLSNSQILGTLPIWFWSFSRTLYHLNLSSNKITGKFHSKRVHVQEIDLSSNYFDGPLPQISAECLQINLSQNKFSGTLFSLSAVDDLSLRFLDISHNQLSGALPENWMHFQLLVYLNLGSNRFSGRIPRSIGRLSKIETLILRNNKLYGELPESLSNCSSLGFMDFGLNKLSGMVPSWIGEDLPYLYALILKFNRFSGSISDEICHLSNLHFLDLSMNRISGTIPPCFDNLTSIIQKDTEVAEHSYFSSIAPSTSLGPSYSYFDNALARWKGQELVFGRNFAYLKVIDLSINQLTGEIPIGLTRLSELKGLNLSGNMFYGNVPQEIGKLKVLESLDLSTNIFSGEIPSSMSGLNFLAFLNLSNNNFLGRIPSGTQLQGFSNSTYQGNSGLCGKPLTNICSEDEPADYIRPSSIEYAVDIDDSEYERWLYISVVLGFSITFWGIIGTLVLCRRWRHAYFLFLDHLKEQTYVAIAWRIARFQGKV, encoded by the coding sequence ATGAACATGATGGTGAATGCAACTCAACCTCTGCATGTATTTGTTGTCGTACTTTTTCTGCTATGCATGAAAACATGGCCCGTCGAGTCAGAATCCTTACCAAAAGTTGGCAAGATGGTGATGCAGACGGAGAGAAAAGCTTTGCTTGCTTTTAAACGAGACGTGGGTGTAGCAGATAAACTCGGTCTTGTTAATTCATGGAACAAGGAAGAAGATTGCTGCAAATGGAAAGCTGTTGGCTGCGATTATTTCACCGGTCATGTAACTCACCTTTATTTTTCTTCTCTTATAACAATATCTTCGAAAAATTCAACTGCCGGTATTAGTATCGGTAGTAGAATCAGTCATTTGTTGCTTGATTTACCATATTTAACATACTTGGACCTCAGTAGCAATTTTCTTGGAGGACTGATGATTAACGATTTTAATCTCACTCTCACAAAGTTAGTTCACCTTGATCTTTCAGATTCTTACATAGGGAGATACATTCCCTATCAGATTGGGAACCTCTCTAACTTGCAGTACTTAAATCTCAGCTACTGTGATTTTAGCGGTTCTATCCCAAAGTTTATTGGCTCACTCAACAGCTTAAGATACCTTGATATTTCCTCTAATAACTTTACAGGTGTTATTCCACATGAGCTTGAGAACCTATCCAAGTTGGAACATTTTGATCTTGCGTATAATTCTTTTCTAACAGGGGGAGGGAACTTTGAGTGGTTGTTCAATCTATCTTCTTTGAGACACCTTGATTTGAGTTTCATCAGCATTAATCAGTCCACTATTTGGCCAAGCTTTATCCAGCGGATTCCTTCTATATCAGTTCTGCGTCTAAATGGCTGCAATCTCTCAGCTCAATCAACCTTTAGCAATTTTTCTTCCTCTATCTCTGCCCTTCATCTTGGTGGAAATTACATCACTTCATCAATTTTTGATTGGCTTTCCCAATTGAATGGAAGTCTGATAAAACTTAATCTGCGCTATAACGTGTTAGAAGGTAGAATTCCAGAGTCTTTTCGTCATATGAATGCTCTTACCCATCTGGATCTCTATGCAAATCAATTTAATGGAGATCTTCCAAAATCAATCCGTAATTTGTCTAATTTGAAAGTTGTGGATTTCAGTTATAACTTTTTCACTGGGAACCTTGAAAATCTTATAGCCACACATTTTCCTCTTTTGCAAGAATTGTTGATACACGACAACCAATTTACTGGTTCGCTACCTGATTTCACAATACTATCATCTCTCAGAATCCTAAAAGTCAGCTATAATCAGTTAAATGGACATCTACCAACAGTCTTTGAACACCATTCAGCTCTACAATTCTTGGACTTGTCAAATAACCATCTTAGAGGCTCTTTACCAGATTTTACAGGATTTTCATCATTGAGATTTTTATATCTCTATAGTAATGAGTTTTCTGGGAGTCTTCCTGATTTTACTAAATGTTCATCTTTGCGAGTATTGTTCGTCAATGGGAATCAACTTACCAAATGGGAAGCTCAGTCCACCGGACTAGTCTCTAGCCTTGAGGAACTGGACCTTTCAAAGAATTCCATCCGCAGTACCATCTCTGAAGCACATTTGTCCAATCTTTCCAGGTTAGAGTACCTGCGCACATCATTTAATTTTCTGACATTTGAGTTCAGTTCTGACTGGCTTCCTTCTTTCCAGCTTCGGGAACTTTGTCTGGCATCATGCAAGTTGGGGCCAAAATTCCCAAATTGGATTCGAAATCAACGACATATCGATCACCTTGATCTCTCCAACAGCCAAATATTAGGTACTCTCCCTATATGGTTCTGGAGCTTCTCAAGAACACTGTATCATTTAAATCTCTCTTCCAACAAAATTACGGGCAAGTTTCATTCCAAAAGAGTTCACGTTCAAGAGATAGATTTGAGTTCAAATTATTTTGATGGACCACTACCACAAATTTCTGCAGAATGTTTGCAAATAAATCTATCTCAAAATAAGTTTTCAGGAACACTCTTTTCTTTATCTGCTGTTGATGACTTATCTTTAAGGTTTCTTGATATCTCACATAACCAGTTGTCTGGAGCACTTCCTGAAAATTGGATGCACTTTCAACTTCTAGTATATCTTAATCTAGGATCAAACAGATTTTCTGGTAGAATTCCAAGGTCAATAGGGCGTCTATCTAAGATCGAGACTCTGATTTTACGAAACAATAAACTCTATGGTGAGCTGCCTGAATCTCTAAGCAATTGCAGCAGCCTGGGTTTTATGGATTTTGGGTTGAATAAGCTATCAGGAATGGTTCCGTCATGGATTGGGGAAGACCTGCCATATTTGTATGCTCTAATCCTAAAATTCAATAGATTTTCTGGAAGCATTTCTGACGAAATATGTCACCTATCGAATCTTCATTTCCTAGACCTGTCCATGAACAGAATTTCTGGAACTATTCCTCCATGCTTTGATAATCTTACTTCCATCATCCAAAAAGATACTGAAGTCGCAGAACATAGCTACTTCTCATCAATAGCACCATCAACATCGCTTGGACCAAGCTATAGTTATTTCGATAATGCATTGGCAAGATGGAAAGGGCAGGAGTTAGTGTTTGGAAGAAATTTTGCATATCTCAAGGTAATTGATTTGTCAATTAATCAATTGACTGGAGAAATTCCTATAGGGCTAACCAGACTTAGTGAACTCAAGGGATTAAACTTGTCAGGAAATATGTTTTACGGAAATGTTCCACAGGAGATTGGAAAATTGAAAGTGTTAGAGAGCTTAGATTTGTCAACAAACATATTTTCAGGAGAAATTCCTTCAAGCATGTCTGGATTAAATTTTCTTGCATTTTTAAATCTCTCAAACAACAACTTTCTGGGAAGAATTCCATCTGGTACTCAACTGCAAGGATTTAGCAATTCCACATATCAGGGGAACAGTGGACTCTGTGGTAAGCCACTCACAAATATTTGTTCTGAAGATGAACCAGCTGATTACATCCGTCCTTCATCCATCGAGTATGCAGTTGATATAGACGACAGTGAATATGAAAGGTGGCTTTATATAAGTGTAGTGCTTGGTTTCAGTATTACTTTTTGGGGTATCATTGGAACTTTAGTCCTTTGTCGTCGTTGGAGACATGCATATTTCCTCTTTTTGGACCATTTAAAAGAGCAAACTTATGTTGCAATAGCCTGGCGCATTGCCAGATTTCAGGGAAAGGTTTGA